The Paenibacillus sp. RUD330 genome has a segment encoding these proteins:
- a CDS encoding TetR/AcrR family transcriptional regulator: MKHKDFSDITVKDITAKATVNRATFYAHFTDKYQLMDHTLTDVLWENLKKQLQCHDGFNRETLLKIIVIMCSFHEEVSGHFKRSYGSLAPHIESRINEALEEFFLSMIRRSPGPPGSAPGAPSASGPSTAGTEKDKLVATLLSRSIYGMSHAWNKEGRKSSREEFASLAILALEEVGGLFAVPSPPVQQPG; the protein is encoded by the coding sequence ATGAAGCATAAGGATTTCAGCGATATCACCGTCAAGGACATCACGGCCAAGGCGACCGTCAACCGGGCGACCTTCTATGCCCATTTCACGGACAAATACCAGCTGATGGATCATACCCTGACCGATGTGCTGTGGGAAAACCTGAAGAAGCAGCTCCAATGCCATGACGGCTTCAACCGGGAAACGCTGCTCAAGATCATCGTCATCATGTGCAGCTTCCATGAAGAGGTCAGCGGGCACTTCAAGCGCAGCTACGGGTCGCTCGCCCCCCATATCGAAAGCCGAATCAACGAGGCGCTGGAGGAGTTCTTTCTGTCCATGATCCGCCGGAGCCCCGGTCCCCCGGGCTCGGCTCCAGGCGCTCCAAGCGCTTCCGGCCCTTCAACGGCAGGCACGGAGAAGGACAAGCTGGTCGCCACCCTTCTCAGCCGGAGCATCTACGGCATGTCGCATGCCTGGAACAAGGAAGGCCGCAAGTCGAGCCGGGAAGAGTTCGCATCGCTCGCCATCCTTGCTTTGGAGGAGGTCGGCGGACTGTTCGCCGTTCCCTCCCCGCCTGTCCAGCAGCCCGGCTGA
- a CDS encoding Dabb family protein, which translates to MSTSKEWIRHMVIFDLKHPQGSGEAAAFLEDGERILTSIPSVRRFSAGGQISLKNDYQYVFTMDFKDEEDYRLYNEHSSHASFVKERWESEVSCFMEIDFLVPAGVGS; encoded by the coding sequence ATGTCTACGAGCAAGGAATGGATCCGCCACATGGTTATTTTCGATCTCAAGCACCCGCAAGGATCTGGCGAAGCAGCCGCATTTCTCGAGGACGGGGAACGCATCCTGACCTCTATTCCGTCTGTGCGTCGATTCTCGGCAGGCGGACAGATCAGCTTGAAAAATGACTACCAGTATGTCTTTACGATGGACTTCAAGGATGAAGAGGATTACCGGCTCTACAATGAGCATTCTTCCCATGCATCCTTCGTGAAGGAACGCTGGGAATCGGAGGTCTCCTGCTTCATGGAGATCGATTTCCTCGTCCCGGCGGGGGTTGGCTCATGA
- a CDS encoding Gfo/Idh/MocA family oxidoreductase → MTQSPLRIGIIGAGGIGNVHMDIFKQIPEVKIEAVTDAFLPLAEKRAEEHGIPTVHGNPQELLENPALDAVVICVPNQFHASLAIEALKQGKHVLLEKPMAISLEDARAILDAKHTSGKVLMVAHQMRFGGLSRAIKGYIDEGRLGRVYNAKTGWWRKKGIPGWGSWFTRKDMAGGGPLIDIGVHMLDLSLYLMGNPRPVSVYGTTYAEFGPRREGIGNWGTPNWDGYYDVEDLVTAMIKMDNGATLTLEVSWAAHSAGLGEDPFIHLMGTEGGAYYAGSSGLYVTHSEEGVVQEEIVPLSGDDDRILLSRHFLDCIRTGREPISSAMTGYTNNRILDAIYESSRTGNEVKLTWN, encoded by the coding sequence ATGACCCAATCACCGCTGCGCATAGGCATCATTGGAGCAGGCGGCATCGGCAATGTCCATATGGATATTTTCAAGCAGATTCCGGAAGTGAAGATAGAGGCCGTCACCGATGCATTCCTGCCTCTGGCCGAGAAAAGAGCCGAGGAGCACGGCATCCCGACCGTTCATGGGAACCCGCAGGAGCTGCTGGAAAATCCTGCTCTCGACGCTGTCGTCATCTGCGTGCCGAACCAGTTCCATGCTTCCCTCGCGATCGAAGCCCTCAAGCAAGGCAAGCATGTGCTGCTGGAGAAGCCGATGGCGATCAGCCTGGAGGACGCCCGCGCCATTCTGGACGCCAAGCATACTTCCGGCAAGGTGCTGATGGTGGCGCATCAGATGCGCTTTGGCGGCCTGAGCCGCGCGATCAAAGGCTACATCGACGAGGGCAGGCTGGGACGCGTGTACAACGCGAAGACGGGCTGGTGGCGCAAGAAGGGCATCCCGGGCTGGGGCTCCTGGTTCACCCGCAAGGACATGGCCGGCGGCGGTCCGCTCATCGACATCGGCGTGCATATGCTCGACCTGTCGCTGTATCTGATGGGCAATCCCCGCCCGGTCAGCGTCTACGGCACGACCTATGCCGAGTTCGGCCCGCGCCGCGAGGGCATCGGCAACTGGGGCACGCCGAACTGGGACGGTTATTACGACGTCGAGGATCTGGTTACGGCGATGATCAAGATGGACAACGGCGCGACGCTGACGCTGGAAGTAAGCTGGGCGGCCCATTCCGCCGGTCTCGGCGAAGATCCGTTCATCCATCTGATGGGCACCGAAGGCGGAGCCTATTACGCGGGCAGCAGCGGCCTCTACGTGACGCATAGCGAGGAAGGCGTCGTGCAGGAGGAAATCGTTCCGCTGTCCGGCGACGACGATCGGATCCTGCTCAGCCGACACTTCCTGGACTGCATCCGCACCGGCCGCGAGCCGATCAGCTCCGCGATGACGGGCTACACGAACAACCGCATCCTGGATGCAATCTACGAATCCTCCCGTACAGGCAACGAAGTCAAGCTGACCTGGAACTGA
- a CDS encoding virulence factor translates to MNLISIEPTPSPNSMKLNVSEMLPRGRRFTYSPAEADTAPEPLQSLLSIDGVRGVFRTADFIALDRKPGADWAAILAEARRILQAEDGGQAAAAGPESAAGFGEAHVLVQMFRGIPIQVRVRLGDGETRAAMPAKFTDAVGRAAGSTMIRERRLEEFGVRYGEPEEIAAEIVRELEAAYTSERLDALVEASLAAGPGEAPAEAAARPAPLSAAEAEPLMAAEDWQSRYAALERLSPDESALPLLERALGDENASIRRLAVVYLGDLRESPAALPLLIRGLRDKSASVRRTAGDTLSDLGDAGATGAMIEALKDRNKLVRWRAARFLYEVGDESALEALEDAAQDAEFEIKLQAQIALERIRRGEEAAGSVWQQMTAMRSRESEAKPE, encoded by the coding sequence ATGAATCTAATATCCATTGAGCCTACCCCGAGTCCCAACTCGATGAAATTGAACGTGAGCGAAATGCTGCCGAGAGGCCGCCGGTTCACGTATTCGCCTGCCGAAGCGGACACCGCCCCGGAGCCGCTGCAGTCGCTGCTCTCGATCGACGGCGTGCGCGGCGTGTTCCGCACCGCCGACTTCATCGCCCTCGACCGCAAGCCCGGCGCGGACTGGGCCGCCATTCTGGCGGAAGCCCGCCGCATCCTCCAAGCTGAGGACGGAGGCCAGGCTGCCGCGGCCGGTCCTGAATCGGCGGCCGGCTTCGGCGAGGCGCATGTGCTCGTCCAGATGTTCCGCGGCATCCCGATTCAAGTCCGCGTCCGTCTTGGCGACGGAGAGACCCGCGCCGCGATGCCGGCCAAGTTCACCGATGCGGTCGGCCGCGCTGCCGGCTCCACGATGATCCGCGAGCGGAGGCTGGAGGAATTCGGCGTCCGTTACGGAGAGCCGGAGGAGATCGCCGCCGAGATCGTGCGCGAGCTCGAAGCGGCCTATACGTCCGAGAGGCTGGACGCTCTCGTCGAAGCCTCGCTTGCAGCCGGTCCCGGCGAAGCCCCTGCCGAGGCGGCGGCACGTCCTGCGCCGCTGAGCGCGGCCGAAGCCGAGCCGCTCATGGCGGCGGAGGATTGGCAGAGCCGCTATGCGGCGCTCGAGCGGCTGTCGCCGGACGAGAGCGCGCTGCCGCTCCTTGAGCGCGCTCTCGGCGACGAGAACGCCAGCATCCGGCGCCTCGCCGTCGTATATCTCGGCGACCTGCGCGAGAGTCCGGCGGCGCTGCCGCTGCTCATCCGCGGGCTGCGCGACAAGTCGGCCTCGGTGCGCCGCACGGCGGGCGACACGCTGTCCGATCTCGGCGATGCGGGCGCGACCGGCGCCATGATCGAGGCGCTCAAGGACCGCAACAAGCTGGTCCGCTGGCGCGCGGCCCGGTTCCTGTACGAGGTCGGCGACGAGAGCGCGCTTGAAGCGCTCGAGGATGCCGCGCAGGATGCCGAATTCGAGATCAAGCTGCAGGCGCAGATCGCGCTGGAGCGCATCCGCCGCGGCGAGGAAGCCGCCGGCTCCGTCTGGCAGCAGATGACGGCGATGCGCAGCCGCGAGAGCGAAGCCAAGCCGGAATAA
- a CDS encoding IS3 family transposase, giving the protein MEDHRSEFRLEKMCSVLEVSRSGYYKWRCTKPSAQTLRKAQLQERIRFFFHDAQQRYGAPKITHMLHQEGHRITERTVGLYMAELGLRSCVSRTFKVTTTDSSHDLAIAPNTLNQQFTVEKPNQVWVADITYIPCREGRLFLASVMDLCTREIVGWKLAPHMKTDLVLDALKMAHDAKRPLQGLLHHSDRGSQYASHEYRSQLTQYNMKASMSRRGNCYDNASMESFHSILKKEFIYCTRFKTREQAYHDLYHYIEFFYNRKRIHGSLGYLSPARFAATFKQIS; this is encoded by the coding sequence ATTGAAGACCATCGCTCCGAGTTCCGTCTGGAGAAGATGTGCAGTGTTCTTGAGGTGTCCCGGAGCGGGTATTACAAGTGGCGCTGTACAAAGCCTAGTGCTCAAACGCTCCGCAAAGCCCAGCTGCAGGAGCGAATTCGGTTCTTCTTTCACGATGCCCAACAGCGCTACGGTGCACCGAAGATTACGCACATGCTTCACCAGGAAGGGCACCGCATCACCGAACGAACCGTAGGCCTATATATGGCCGAACTTGGTCTCCGCTCTTGTGTCTCCCGCACGTTTAAAGTCACAACAACCGACTCCAGTCATGACCTTGCCATTGCCCCCAACACTCTCAACCAGCAATTTACGGTTGAGAAACCGAACCAGGTTTGGGTCGCTGACATTACCTATATTCCCTGTCGGGAGGGACGACTGTTTCTGGCTAGCGTCATGGATCTCTGTACGCGTGAAATTGTAGGCTGGAAGCTGGCTCCCCATATGAAAACGGATCTTGTGCTCGACGCGCTGAAGATGGCTCACGACGCCAAACGACCTTTGCAGGGACTCTTGCACCACTCGGATCGAGGAAGCCAGTACGCTTCCCACGAATACCGTAGCCAACTAACTCAGTACAACATGAAGGCGAGTATGAGCCGTAGAGGCAACTGTTATGACAACGCCAGCATGGAGTCTTTTCACAGTATTCTGAAGAAAGAATTCATTTACTGTACCCGTTTTAAGACTCGGGAGCAGGCTTACCATGATCTCTACCACTACATTGAGTTTTTCTATAACCGGAAGCGAATCCACGGTTCGCTTGGGTATCTTTCACCTGCTCGTTTTGCAGCTACGTTTAAGCAGATTTCCTAA
- a CDS encoding SDR family oxidoreductase, whose product MRLDLSGRTALVTGATGQLGRVIARTLAECGADVVLHYRGSEAKALELHAEISAMGRNVMVAQADITQLDSVTAMRDAVAAGLGSIDIIVANAVIQYEWTSVLKQPVEDYVSQFESCVLQSVHLAKAFIPGMQAKGKGRFIGINTECAMQNFPGQSAYTAGKRGMDGIYRVLAKEVGGDGITVNQVAPGWTISERDRENGTERNESYESTVPLKRRGTDQEIANAVAFLASDLSSFITGAYIPVNGGNVMPGI is encoded by the coding sequence CTGAGGCTTGACCTGTCGGGAAGAACGGCGCTGGTGACGGGAGCAACGGGACAGCTCGGGCGCGTCATTGCACGCACGCTTGCGGAATGCGGCGCGGATGTGGTTCTGCATTACCGAGGCAGCGAGGCAAAGGCTCTGGAGCTGCATGCGGAGATTTCCGCCATGGGCCGGAATGTGATGGTCGCCCAGGCGGACATCACTCAGCTGGATTCCGTAACGGCGATGCGGGATGCCGTGGCCGCCGGCCTCGGCAGCATCGATATTATTGTGGCTAATGCCGTCATTCAATATGAGTGGACTTCCGTGCTGAAGCAGCCTGTGGAGGATTATGTCAGCCAGTTCGAGTCCTGCGTGCTGCAAAGCGTGCATCTGGCCAAAGCCTTCATCCCCGGCATGCAAGCCAAAGGCAAGGGACGTTTCATCGGCATCAACACGGAATGCGCCATGCAGAACTTCCCTGGCCAATCCGCCTATACGGCGGGCAAGCGGGGAATGGACGGCATTTATCGCGTGCTCGCCAAGGAGGTCGGCGGCGACGGCATCACCGTCAACCAGGTGGCGCCGGGCTGGACGATCAGCGAGCGGGACCGCGAGAACGGCACGGAGCGCAACGAAAGCTACGAAAGCACCGTGCCTCTGAAGCGCCGCGGCACCGATCAGGAAATTGCGAACGCCGTCGCATTCCTCGCCTCGGATCTGTCGAGCTTCATCACGGGAGCTTATATTCCGGTGAATGGCGGCAATGTGATGCCCGGGATTTGA
- a CDS encoding RDD family protein, giving the protein MHDLPEKGTTLLTPEQVRLQYRTAGIGSRALAHLVDALLMLAAALLILLGFAGAMYLLSKTWLPSSGNDYLAAIMIILMLVVIIGYFIVMEAYRGGQTVGKKAFGLRVVNSRGGSASLLAVIIRNLFRLIDLLPVGYFAGAVAMMFSPSDKRIGDMVAGTVVVLESGAENKKRRTGVERKLLRLQKTTALPELALTEEQRKLVTPEDWQLLQGWAERLEPSPERRMMEMEYRIFIHFTERLGHLRTLYAAPAAYLAALYMDLRGDWEF; this is encoded by the coding sequence TTGCATGACTTGCCTGAAAAGGGGACGACCCTTCTGACGCCGGAGCAGGTCCGCCTGCAATACCGCACCGCCGGCATCGGCAGCCGGGCGCTCGCGCATCTGGTCGACGCGCTGCTCATGCTCGCAGCCGCGCTTCTCATTCTGCTCGGGTTCGCCGGGGCCATGTATCTGCTGTCCAAGACGTGGCTGCCGAGCAGCGGCAACGATTATCTGGCCGCCATCATGATCATTCTGATGCTCGTCGTGATCATCGGTTATTTCATCGTGATGGAAGCTTACAGGGGCGGCCAGACGGTCGGCAAAAAAGCGTTCGGCCTGCGGGTCGTGAACTCGCGCGGAGGCTCGGCTTCGCTGCTCGCGGTCATCATCCGCAACCTGTTCCGGCTGATCGACCTGCTGCCCGTCGGCTACTTCGCCGGGGCAGTGGCCATGATGTTCAGCCCGTCCGACAAGCGCATCGGCGACATGGTTGCCGGCACGGTCGTCGTGCTGGAATCCGGCGCCGAGAACAAGAAGCGCCGAACCGGCGTCGAGCGCAAGCTGCTCCGCCTGCAGAAGACGACGGCGCTGCCGGAGCTCGCTCTGACGGAAGAGCAGCGCAAGCTGGTGACGCCGGAGGACTGGCAGCTGCTCCAGGGCTGGGCGGAGCGGCTGGAGCCTTCTCCGGAGCGGAGAATGATGGAGATGGAATATCGGATCTTCATTCATTTCACGGAGCGTCTGGGCCATCTGCGCACGCTGTACGCCGCTCCTGCAGCCTATCTGGCTGCGTTGTACATGGATTTGCGCGGGGATTGGGAGTTTTAG
- a CDS encoding DoxX family protein, whose translation MDIAVIVLQILLGAAFLGSGFSKVTGNKMQVDNFSALGLPQWFRVLTGLLQLAGAGALIAGFWLPSWLAWGALLLAVIMLGAVFFHVKAGDSFGKAVPALVLTLLAAALAALRFSELSAFPGSS comes from the coding sequence ATGGACATCGCCGTAATCGTGCTTCAGATTTTGCTCGGCGCCGCTTTTCTTGGATCGGGGTTCAGCAAGGTGACAGGCAATAAAATGCAGGTCGATAATTTCAGCGCGCTCGGGCTGCCCCAGTGGTTCAGAGTGTTGACCGGACTGCTGCAGCTCGCTGGCGCCGGCGCCCTCATCGCCGGATTCTGGCTGCCGAGCTGGCTGGCATGGGGCGCGCTGCTGCTGGCCGTCATCATGCTGGGAGCGGTATTCTTCCATGTGAAGGCCGGGGATTCCTTCGGCAAAGCCGTACCGGCGCTTGTGCTGACGCTGCTCGCAGCGGCCCTGGCGGCGCTCCGCTTCTCGGAGCTGTCGGCTTTCCCGGGATCATCCTGA
- a CDS encoding DUF58 domain-containing protein: MKASSGRRWPLSRFLARRLRRFILPTRRMVWLAAAGAALPAAAAAAGASPWPPFILWWGLLAAAGTCDLLLLPRRGDWSVKRQLPESAEIRKEFEAVLDIRCRSKQAVRVRLADDLPLVFRSEPAFPEARIQGGGRIHARLAASERGRYRLGSIDLRWSGGLGLWERQTQLSEESEIRIDPDLSGVRDVLNSAQDSLLIDGQRIYKRQRGGTEFDSIREYAFGDDIREVNWRATARAGKLLTNLYRPEKGKTVAILLDCGRQMGVELDNQVKLDRTLEAALAVAAAALKQDDQVALIAYSSRVKLYLPPGRGLAHLQAMTRAVSDLRSDYEESGAGVGLGYLLHRLRRRSFAVLFSDMDHYRHDPELLPYAARTKRSHHLLLLSIRNPVLHELEKARPEDVQGAYVQSIAAKENGERQLLSRKLAGGGIPLVDAPADRLAVTAINAYLESRERGAF; the protein is encoded by the coding sequence GTGAAAGCATCGTCCGGCAGACGCTGGCCACTGTCCCGGTTCCTCGCTAGACGGCTGCGGCGGTTCATCCTGCCGACGCGCCGCATGGTCTGGCTGGCCGCGGCGGGCGCTGCGCTGCCGGCTGCAGCGGCTGCGGCGGGCGCATCGCCCTGGCCGCCGTTCATCCTATGGTGGGGGCTGCTTGCCGCCGCCGGCACCTGCGATCTGCTGCTGCTTCCGCGCCGGGGCGACTGGAGCGTGAAGCGGCAGCTCCCGGAGAGCGCCGAGATCCGCAAGGAATTCGAAGCGGTGCTCGACATCCGCTGCCGCTCCAAGCAGGCTGTGCGGGTAAGGCTGGCGGACGATCTGCCTCTGGTATTTCGCTCGGAGCCTGCGTTCCCCGAGGCAAGGATTCAGGGCGGAGGACGCATCCATGCCAGGCTGGCGGCATCCGAGCGCGGCCGCTACCGGCTCGGGAGCATCGATCTGCGCTGGAGCGGGGGCCTTGGCCTCTGGGAGCGGCAGACGCAGCTCTCCGAGGAGAGCGAGATTCGGATCGATCCGGATCTGTCCGGCGTGCGGGATGTGCTGAATTCCGCCCAGGACTCGCTGCTCATCGACGGGCAGCGCATATACAAGAGGCAGCGCGGAGGCACGGAGTTCGACTCCATCCGCGAGTACGCCTTCGGGGACGACATCCGCGAGGTGAACTGGAGAGCGACGGCGCGGGCCGGCAAGCTGCTGACCAATCTGTATCGCCCGGAAAAAGGCAAGACGGTCGCGATCCTGCTCGACTGCGGACGCCAGATGGGCGTCGAGCTGGACAATCAGGTCAAGCTCGACCGCACGCTGGAAGCGGCTCTTGCCGTAGCCGCGGCCGCCTTGAAGCAGGACGACCAGGTCGCCCTCATCGCTTATTCGAGCCGGGTGAAGCTGTATTTGCCGCCGGGAAGGGGACTGGCCCATCTTCAGGCGATGACGAGGGCGGTCAGCGATCTGCGCAGCGACTACGAGGAGTCGGGCGCAGGCGTCGGACTCGGCTATCTGCTGCACAGGCTGCGGCGCCGCTCGTTCGCCGTGCTGTTCTCCGACATGGACCATTACCGCCATGATCCCGAGCTGCTGCCTTATGCGGCCAGGACGAAGAGGAGCCACCATCTGCTGCTGCTCTCCATCCGCAATCCCGTGCTGCATGAACTCGAAAAAGCCCGGCCGGAGGATGTCCAGGGGGCTTATGTCCAGTCGATCGCGGCCAAGGAGAACGGAGAGCGCCAGCTGCTCTCGCGCAAGCTGGCAGGCGGCGGCATTCCGCTTGTCGACGCGCCGGCCGACAGGCTGGCCGTGACCGCGATCAACGCCTATTTGGAATCGCGGGAGCGGGGCGCATTCTGA
- a CDS encoding transglutaminase domain-containing protein — translation MRRHVIVNSLLAASLALSVFMLEGRLEPPVQAGSETIQPPAAAAAVSYSPRAKLVDELAAGFKGRSTDIQTSYKGDHAELVKAMPDLVKQALFRDDYSAYVLESYSYKIRTVGDNSSIRVKVRYRETPEQTAVVKEKSRQTLGEIIRPGMDDEEKLRAIHDWIVRHVRYDESLTRYTAYDAVVNGTAVCQGYALLMYRMAADAGIEARIVEGTVDSGDHAWNLVRLGGSWYHVDATWDDPVPDRGSRVRHTYFLLSDEQIRKDHSWTRDYPAAPQAYKGTASPS, via the coding sequence ATGCGCCGACATGTTATCGTCAACTCGCTGCTAGCCGCATCCCTTGCTCTGTCCGTCTTCATGCTCGAAGGCAGGCTCGAGCCGCCGGTCCAGGCCGGGAGCGAGACCATCCAGCCGCCCGCCGCGGCGGCGGCCGTCTCCTACAGCCCCCGCGCCAAGCTCGTGGATGAGCTGGCTGCAGGCTTCAAGGGGAGGAGCACCGATATCCAGACCTCCTACAAGGGAGACCATGCGGAACTGGTGAAGGCGATGCCGGATCTCGTCAAGCAGGCGCTTTTCCGGGACGATTATTCCGCCTATGTGCTGGAGTCCTATTCCTATAAAATCCGCACGGTAGGCGACAACTCTTCCATCCGGGTGAAGGTCCGCTACCGGGAAACTCCGGAGCAGACAGCGGTGGTGAAGGAGAAGTCCCGCCAGACGCTCGGGGAAATCATACGGCCGGGCATGGACGATGAAGAGAAGCTCCGGGCCATCCATGACTGGATCGTGCGACATGTCCGTTATGACGAGTCGCTGACCCGGTACACGGCTTACGACGCCGTCGTCAACGGAACAGCCGTCTGCCAAGGCTACGCCCTGCTGATGTACCGCATGGCTGCCGACGCCGGCATTGAAGCCCGCATTGTCGAAGGCACCGTCGATTCGGGCGATCACGCCTGGAATCTGGTGCGGCTGGGCGGAAGCTGGTACCATGTCGACGCGACCTGGGACGATCCCGTTCCCGACCGGGGCAGCCGTGTCCGGCACACGTATTTCCTTCTGTCCGATGAGCAGATCCGCAAGGATCATTCGTGGACCCGCGATTATCCTGCCGCACCGCAGGCGTATAAGGGAACAGCTTCGCCATCCTGA
- a CDS encoding transposase, whose product MSEQRQRYNEEFKKQTVKFIQEQTKSVREIAEELDIPKSTLNQWLSQYRQFETEPVNSAERIRQLEQQLKEKERRIADVEEELAIVKKAVHIFSKPRN is encoded by the coding sequence ATGAGTGAGCAACGGCAGCGGTACAATGAAGAATTCAAGAAACAAACCGTGAAGTTCATACAAGAACAGACCAAGTCAGTCCGAGAGATCGCAGAGGAGCTCGACATCCCCAAGAGCACGTTGAATCAATGGCTTTCTCAGTATCGACAATTCGAAACGGAGCCGGTTAACAGCGCGGAACGCATACGCCAGCTTGAACAGCAGCTGAAAGAAAAAGAACGTCGGATCGCCGATGTGGAAGAGGAACTGGCCATTGTAAAAAAAGCCGTGCACATCTTCAGCAAACCACGGAACTGA
- a CDS encoding stage II sporulation protein M, whose product MEITAFIRRNKSQWSELEGLLALLGRRGKRAPADQLDRFHELYRSASSHLAYLQTHAPGSETAANLNDLVSRAHNTMHGAGEGSSRLGGFFRTGFPHLVRQRGWFIGAATLLFLLGGLLGYLSVWQDPMAVHSVLPAGMSDAIDPSKTNSDRGDVHSPIMSTTIMTNNIRVAVMAFLSGITLGIGTIYLMVYNGLLIGALAAVFAREGYSYTFWAYILPHGIIELTAIFIAGGAGLYMGYRFFVPGGLPRKLVFLQAARESALLLIGSVPLFVVAGLIEGYITPVYMPLWIKYAVSLLTLAVLAAYYVLGTIRMRPAPAIPNRR is encoded by the coding sequence ATGGAAATAACAGCCTTCATCCGCCGCAACAAAAGCCAATGGTCCGAGCTGGAGGGCCTGCTTGCGCTGCTGGGGAGACGCGGCAAGCGGGCGCCGGCCGACCAGCTGGACCGCTTCCATGAGCTGTACCGCTCGGCATCGTCCCACCTGGCGTACCTGCAGACTCACGCTCCCGGCAGCGAAACCGCCGCAAATCTCAACGATCTCGTCTCCCGCGCCCATAACACGATGCATGGAGCCGGGGAAGGAAGCAGCCGGCTCGGCGGCTTCTTCCGGACGGGCTTCCCCCATCTCGTGCGGCAGCGGGGATGGTTCATCGGAGCGGCCACGCTGCTGTTCCTGCTCGGAGGGCTGCTCGGCTACCTGTCGGTCTGGCAGGATCCCATGGCCGTCCACTCCGTCCTGCCGGCCGGCATGTCCGATGCAATCGATCCTTCCAAGACGAACAGCGACCGCGGAGACGTGCACAGTCCGATCATGTCCACGACGATCATGACCAACAACATCCGCGTCGCGGTCATGGCTTTCCTCAGCGGCATCACCTTGGGCATCGGCACCATCTACCTGATGGTCTACAACGGCCTCCTGATCGGCGCTCTTGCCGCCGTATTCGCGAGGGAAGGCTACAGCTACACGTTCTGGGCCTATATCCTGCCGCATGGCATCATCGAGCTGACGGCCATCTTCATCGCCGGCGGAGCCGGCCTCTACATGGGGTACCGGTTCTTCGTGCCCGGCGGGCTTCCGCGAAAGCTCGTCTTCCTGCAGGCCGCCAGAGAATCCGCGCTGCTGCTGATCGGCTCCGTGCCGCTCTTCGTCGTCGCCGGCCTGATCGAAGGCTACATCACGCCGGTCTACATGCCGCTATGGATCAAATACGCCGTTTCGCTGCTCACGCTGGCCGTCCTTGCCGCGTACTACGTGCTCGGAACGATCAGAATGCGCCCCGCTCCCGCGATTCCAAATAGGCGTTGA